TCAATGATGGAGCAGCGGCTGTACTGGTGATGTCGGAGGACAAATGCAAGGAGCATGAGGTAGAGCCTTTAGCCTATATTAAGGGGTATTCACTGGTTGGTGTAGACCCTGCCTACATGGGAATGGGCCCGGTAAGAGCCATTAATTCCCTGCTTAAGGACCAGGGCATCCCTCTTGAGGCCATCGATTTGTTCGAGATTAATGAAGCCTTCGCGGCACAGGCCATAGCGGTATTGCACGAGCTTGAGATTAACCCGGAGAAGGTGAATGTCAACGGGGGCGCGATTGCGATTGGACATCCTGTCGGGGCAAGCGGAGCCAGGGTACTTGTTACGCTGGTCCATGAAATGGTCCGAAGCTCTAAGCATTACGGCATCGCCAGCTTGTGCATCGGAACGGGGATGGGCATTGCCATGCTGGTTGAGAACGCACGCTATTAACACAACTCTGACAGAAAGGGAGTTTGAGATCATTATGAATGCAAAAGAGGTTCTTGTGCTGCAATCCATGCCTGCGGCCAGTCCGGGTTACGGGCGTCCGCCCTACCGCTTCATTGACCGTGAATTTATGGTCATCACTTATGAATCTGACCCTGCTGTGATCAGACAGGCGGTCCCGGAACCCTTACAGCCGGATGGAAGCAATACCGTGTCTTATGAATGGATCAGGATGCCCGATTCGTCGGGTCTGGGAAGTTATGAGGAGAGCGGGATTGTGATTCCTTGTACCTTTCAGGGGGAGCCCTGCAATTTTGTCGCCCAGATGTATCTGGATAATGCGCCTGCCATTCTGGGAGGACGGGAGATCTGGGGGTTCCCCAAAAAGTGGGCCTCTCCCCGCCTGAGCATTGCAGGCACGGAGACGCTAACCGGTACGTTGCATTATAACGATGTCCTCGTGGCCGCGGGAACCATGCCTTACAAGCATAACCTGCTGGATACAGAGGATACAGCTAGAGCTATCGCCAAAACCCAAGTGAATCTAAAGCTCATTCCCGATGTGGATGGAACACCTAAGATTGCGCAGCTGGTTGCCTACACTCTTGAAGATGTTCATGTAAAAGGCGCTTGGACCGGGCCGGCCCGCTTAAGCCTGATCCCCCATGTGAATGCTCCTGTGGCCGATTTGCCGGTGAAGGCGTACCTCGGGGGAAAGCATTTCATTGCTGATTTAACACTGCCCTATGGACAAGTCATTCATGACTATATCCAGTAGTCCTCTTTTATCCAATAATATATTAGGAGCCTGAAATCTATGATAAACAAATTAATCTCCGCCGAAGATGCCGTGAAGAGGGTGAAGGCTGGAGACACCGTGATGGTCGGCGGTTTTCTGGCTGGAGGCCACCCCGAAGGGCTGGTGCGTGCGCTTGTCGAGACGCAGTCAGCCGGTCAGCTCACGCTTATTTCCAATGATACGGGCACCCCGGAATTATCTATCTACAAGCTGGTCAAAAGCGGCCGGGTCAAGCGGATCTATGCCTCCTACATCGGCTCCAACCCGGAAACGGGAAGGCTGCTGATGACCAAGGAAGCTGAGGTGAATCTCTATCCGCAGGGCACGTTAGCTGAGAAAATCCGGGCTGGTGGAGCGGGGCTGGGTGGTGTGTTAACCCCTGTAGGAGTAGGGACGATTGTAGAGGAAGGTAAAAGGAAGCTCGATATTGACGGGAAAGAGTATCTGCTTGAATTGCCTCTCCATGCAAATGTGGCGCTGATCCGGGCCCATAAGGCAGACGAGGCGGGGAATCTGGTGATCGACGGCTCTTCCCGAAACTTCAATTTCGTCATGGCGATGGCGGCGGATTATGTAGTAGCTGAGGTAGATACTTATGTGAAGCTCGGGGAGATTGATCCCAATCATGTCAACGTCCCGGGGATTTTGATCGATGCTATTGTAAAGGTAGGGGATATACATGAATAACCGGGAATTTATTGTGAGAAGAATCGCCAAGGAATTCAAGGATGGCGATGTAGTGAATCTGGGGATTGGTATGCCGACCCTGGCGGTAGACTATATTCCCGAGCATGTCCAGATTATGCTACAGGCAGAGAACGGGATACTCGGTGTCGGCCCCAAAGCGGCGAAGTCAGAGGAGAGCATCGATTGCATCGATTCGGGCGGAAGCTATGTGACTACGATGGCCGGAGCCTGCTATTTTGACAGCGCGCTCTCCTTCTCAATTATCCGTGGAGGGCATGTGGATATTACCGTGCTGGGTGCGCTTGAAGTCGATGAGCAGGGTAATCTGGCAAGCTGGATGATTCCGGGGAAAAAGGTGCCGGGCATGGGCGGAGCTATGGATCTGGTAGTCGGGGCCAAGCGGGTCATTATCGCCATGGATCATGTGAACAAGGATGGGCAGCCGAAGATAATGAAAGCCTGCAAGCTGCCCCTGACAGCGGTTCATGTCGTAAACACGATTGTCACTGAAATGGCGGTCATCGAGGTGATCCCGGGCCAAGGTCTGATACTGATGGAAATCGCACCGGGTCTGACGGTGGAAGAGGTTCAACGTGCAACCGGGGCTGAGCTATGGATCTCACCGGACCTGAAGGGAATAGCTGTCTAGTACAATAAAATTTAATATGCTTACATTGCGATGATTCTACGAACATATTACGCCGTTATGCTGTCTACTAGAACAGACAACAAGGAGCGTGAAGGTTCGTGAGTAATCATCCATTTGTAAAGAAAGTATTGAGCGGGATCTTGGCTATGACGGTTCTGCTTCCCACCCTTACACCTGCTCTATCTCCGTTACCGACTGCTTTTGGGGAGGCGGCGGAGACCAGCGGGGTTGTGAAGGTAGAGGATTTTGAACAGGTGAGCTTAGCGGACCTAACCTTTGACAGTGCCCGCATTCATAGCGGCAGTCTGGCGCTGGAGACGAATCCGAAATACGTACATAGTGGAGCGAAGTCCCTGCGGATTGATTATGACTTCATTGGCATAACCGATAACCCCTCTCAGGTTGCCGTGGGTCCGGCGACTCAGCTACCATTGACTAACCGAACCCCTAAAAGAATCGGGATGTGGGTATACGCCAATCAGGAAGGTCATGGTCTCACCTCCAAGTTCTACGTTTCTTCCACCGGCAAATCCAAAACGTATGAAATCAGGAGTGAAGAGACCGGGATCGACTGGAGCGGCTGGAAGTATGTGGAGGCTGATATAGGGTCGGATCTGACCATGCCGGGTACTCTGGCCTTCTTCTTCCAGATGAAAGAAAGACAAATGAGCAAAAAGAATAAAGGCTCCATTTGGATTGATGACGTCAGGCTGATCTATGATGAGCCGGTTAATGAAGATATGGATGTGCCTGTGCTAACTCCGGCGGCACCGGCTCCTAATCAAACCTTGAGCGCTCCTGTCTCTGACCTTATTCTGTCAGCGGAGGATGCCAAGTCGGGCATTGATCCGGATTCCATCCGGTTAACAGTGGATGGTCAGGCTGCGGCACCGTCAACTTATACCTATGATCTGAATCTTCAGCAGATTACCTATCACCCGGAGCATCCTCTGGCCGGAGGTTACCATCAAGTGCTGGCAGAAGTGAAGGATAGGGCCGGCAATCCGGCAGCGGCAGAATATGCTTTTCAGATTGAGCATGGGGCCAGATTTACCTTGGAAGCCCCGGAGGAGGCTGTCAGTAATGAGACCTACCGGCTGAAGCTGAAGGCGACGGACGTTGGCGAAGCCAAGAGCTTCCATGCCAGAATCAAGTTCGATCCAGAGACACTACAGGCAAATGTGATTACTGCACGCTCCGGCTTGAGCCAGGTGCAGACCCACCTCGATAATACAGGCGGCTATGTTGAAGTCAGTGCGGAGGGACTGCAAGGGGATCAGGCGGATGCGCTGGCAAGTATTGATTTTGAGGTGAACCGGTCTGCGAAAATGGAACGCGGCGAGACGGCAAAGCAGATGGCCATGGTGGAGGGCAGTTTCGGTTATGAAAGCGGGACGCCAGTTAGTTCCTTAGCCTCCCCTCTTCCTTATAAGATCGGGTTTCCTTACAAGATTAGCATCAAGGGATCAGCGCTGCACACCCAGAGTATCATCACGGTTACCTCTCGTGCAGGAGCGCCGGTGGAAGGAGCCGGGATTGATTTTACCGATACCAGCGGTCCTCAGACTTATGTGAGTGTAACCGCCGATGGGTCTAAAGTATATGCCAAAGCCGATCCATCGTCCGCAGTGCTCCTTAATGTTGAGAAAAACGCGCGGATGTTCGCCACAGCAGGCAGTGCCTCCGGGTTCATCAAGGTATATTTGCCGGATGGCAGCAAGGCGGGGTACATCTCATCCACAGATGTGGAGCAGAGTGATCTTACCACAGGAATGGGCTTGACGGATGCCAAGGGAGAGATCCATACGCCCCTGACGAACCTTGCCATTGGCACTTGGAGCGTGCAGGCTGTCAAGGATGGCGGTACCAGCGAGAGTATCAGTATGAATGTTGTAGCTCCGTTTGGCGGGGCAGATCCGCGATATGTGCAGACCTTTGTGACCGAAGATATGATGACGATAATGAGCGTAGGGTGGCAGAGCGCGCCAAGTGTTCAAGAAGCTTACATCCAGTACATAAAAGATAGTGATTGGGTGGACAGTGACTTGACGAATGCTCCGGCAAAAGCAACTGTGCAGCGTGCGCTCTCCGAGGTGGAGGTCATTCCTGAGGTTGCAGGGGGACCTATGGGCGAAATCAAGTTCCATAACGCATTAGTCACGGGTCTTGAGCCGGGTACGGGCTATCATTACAGAGTTGGCTACGAAGGCCATTGGAGCAATTGGTCCAATTACAAGACGGTGGAGGCTGCGCCGGACAAGCCTGTTTCCTTTGTATTTGTAACCGATTCGCATACCAAAGGGGACAATGGGCAGGAGACCTATCAACAATTGATCAAGAATGCGTTCACTAATTATCCCGATACCCAGTTCGTTATGCATGGCGGTGATATGGTCGATGACGGGGCGGTTTTGAATGAATGGAACCAGTTCTGGCAAGCCTCGTCGATCTATACCTCCTCTGTTCCTTCAGCGTATGCCATGGGGAATCATGATGTAAAAGGGGGAGGAAAGTACATTTTCGCCAAAGGCTTGGGGCTTCCCAATAATGGGCCGGAGCTCCAGAAGGAGTATGCCTATTCGTTCGATTCAGGGGATGTGCATTTCGTGGTGCTGAACTCTGA
This genomic interval from Paenibacillus sp. FSL H8-0332 contains the following:
- a CDS encoding S-layer homology domain-containing protein gives rise to the protein MSNHPFVKKVLSGILAMTVLLPTLTPALSPLPTAFGEAAETSGVVKVEDFEQVSLADLTFDSARIHSGSLALETNPKYVHSGAKSLRIDYDFIGITDNPSQVAVGPATQLPLTNRTPKRIGMWVYANQEGHGLTSKFYVSSTGKSKTYEIRSEETGIDWSGWKYVEADIGSDLTMPGTLAFFFQMKERQMSKKNKGSIWIDDVRLIYDEPVNEDMDVPVLTPAAPAPNQTLSAPVSDLILSAEDAKSGIDPDSIRLTVDGQAAAPSTYTYDLNLQQITYHPEHPLAGGYHQVLAEVKDRAGNPAAAEYAFQIEHGARFTLEAPEEAVSNETYRLKLKATDVGEAKSFHARIKFDPETLQANVITARSGLSQVQTHLDNTGGYVEVSAEGLQGDQADALASIDFEVNRSAKMERGETAKQMAMVEGSFGYESGTPVSSLASPLPYKIGFPYKISIKGSALHTQSIITVTSRAGAPVEGAGIDFTDTSGPQTYVSVTADGSKVYAKADPSSAVLLNVEKNARMFATAGSASGFIKVYLPDGSKAGYISSTDVEQSDLTTGMGLTDAKGEIHTPLTNLAIGTWSVQAVKDGGTSESISMNVVAPFGGADPRYVQTFVTEDMMTIMSVGWQSAPSVQEAYIQYIKDSDWVDSDLTNAPAKATVQRALSEVEVIPEVAGGPMGEIKFHNALVTGLEPGTGYHYRVGYEGHWSNWSNYKTVEAAPDKPVSFVFVTDSHTKGDNGQETYQQLIKNAFTNYPDTQFVMHGGDMVDDGAVLNEWNQFWQASSIYTSSVPSAYAMGNHDVKGGGKYIFAKGLGLPNNGPELQKEYAYSFDSGDVHFVVLNSEADEVTMGKQAEWLREDLLTSNKKWKIVMFHKPAYHTEDGRGNLIEYTQTYFAPILEELKVDLVLEGHDHVYARTYPMSKGKPLLNGEQGTVYLDGGASGWKFYDGSKYEYLDFMFDEDVPVYSAIQVSHDKIVIQARTTQSAELIDNYTIVKKDERTVTSVAVAPAELKLNVGDKHATVLTATYSDNSTADVTNQAVWTSSNEQAATVDAEGIIHAVEVGEATIQANYGNLPPVKLSVTVQTEGTVPKLLKLTAEPGTHILQVNKQAASVITAVYDNGVSTVVTDQVHWTTSDPAVASVSDKGIITGIAAGDGVTITASFGGLTIAIPIVVEGGTVPVATPTPTPTPQSGGTPAVTPAPKPAVTPTATPSPTATTTPAPTPAITAGPAKPTVTRPVLKDTLDLDALKSIVAKGRTAAVVKFQDVPAVLWSASFIDRATRMGMITGYADGSFHPGAKVTRAEFAVMLTKAFGLTGAQGTGFSDTQGHWASMALTALQEHGVIQGYADGSFHPKQEITRAEAVTMLARLTNYVPGTPARFSDLPASWAAEPINAFANAGIVTGKGNGAFKPKDSASRAEAVVMIVRLMDKLVEAGEE
- a CDS encoding acetoacetate decarboxylase, yielding MNAKEVLVLQSMPAASPGYGRPPYRFIDREFMVITYESDPAVIRQAVPEPLQPDGSNTVSYEWIRMPDSSGLGSYEESGIVIPCTFQGEPCNFVAQMYLDNAPAILGGREIWGFPKKWASPRLSIAGTETLTGTLHYNDVLVAAGTMPYKHNLLDTEDTARAIAKTQVNLKLIPDVDGTPKIAQLVAYTLEDVHVKGAWTGPARLSLIPHVNAPVADLPVKAYLGGKHFIADLTLPYGQVIHDYIQ
- a CDS encoding 3-oxoacid CoA-transferase subunit B; protein product: MNNREFIVRRIAKEFKDGDVVNLGIGMPTLAVDYIPEHVQIMLQAENGILGVGPKAAKSEESIDCIDSGGSYVTTMAGACYFDSALSFSIIRGGHVDITVLGALEVDEQGNLASWMIPGKKVPGMGGAMDLVVGAKRVIIAMDHVNKDGQPKIMKACKLPLTAVHVVNTIVTEMAVIEVIPGQGLILMEIAPGLTVEEVQRATGAELWISPDLKGIAV
- a CDS encoding CoA transferase subunit A is translated as MINKLISAEDAVKRVKAGDTVMVGGFLAGGHPEGLVRALVETQSAGQLTLISNDTGTPELSIYKLVKSGRVKRIYASYIGSNPETGRLLMTKEAEVNLYPQGTLAEKIRAGGAGLGGVLTPVGVGTIVEEGKRKLDIDGKEYLLELPLHANVALIRAHKADEAGNLVIDGSSRNFNFVMAMAADYVVAEVDTYVKLGEIDPNHVNVPGILIDAIVKVGDIHE